In one window of Mesoplodon densirostris isolate mMesDen1 chromosome 4, mMesDen1 primary haplotype, whole genome shotgun sequence DNA:
- the CKB gene encoding creatine kinase B-type, with product MPFSNSHNTLKLRFPAEDEYPDLSGHNNHMAKVLTPELYAELRAKSTPSGFTLDDVIQTGVDNPGHPYIMTVGCVAGDEESYDVFKELFDPIIEDRHGGYKPTDEHKTDLNPDNLQGGDDLDPNYVLSSRVRTGRSIRGFCLPPHCSRGERRAIEKLAVEALSSLDGDLAGRYYALKSMTEAEQQQLIDDHFLFDKPVSPLLLASGMARDWPDARGIWHNDNKTFLVWINEEDHLRVISMQKGGNMKEVFTRFCNGLTQIETLFKSKNYEFMWNPHLGYILTCPSNLGTGLRAGVHIKLPHLGKHEKFPEVLKRLRLQKRGTGGVDTAAVGGIFDVSNADRLGFSEVELVQMVVDGVKLLIEMEQRLEQGQAIDDLVPAQK from the exons ATGCCCTTCTCCAACAGCCACAACACGCTGAAGCTGCGCTTCCCGGCCGAGGACGAGTACCCCGACCTCAGTGGCCACAACAATCACATGGCCAAGGTACTGACCCCCGAGCTGTACGCCGAGCTGCGCGCTAAGAGCACGCCGAGCGGCTTCACGCTGGACGACGTCATCCAGACCGGCGTGGACAACCCAG GCCACCCCTATATCATGACCGTGGGCTGCGTGGCTGGCGATGAGGAGTCGTACGACGTGTTCAAGGAGCTCTTTGACCCCATCATTGAGGATCGGCACGGCGGCTATAAGCCCACAGACGAGCACAAGACCGACCTCAACCCCGACAACCTGCAG GGCGGCGACGACCTGGACCCCAACTACGTGCTGAGCTCGCGGGTGCGCACGGGCCGCAGCATCCGCGGCTTCTGCCTCCCCCCGCATTGCAGCCGCGGGGAGCGCCGCGCCATCGAGAAGCTCGCCGTCGAAG CCCTGTCGAGCCTGGACGGTGACCTGGCGGGGAGGTACTATGCGCTCAAAAGCATGACCGAGGCGGAACAGCAGCAGCTCATCGACGACCACTTCCTTTTCGATAAGCCCGTGTCGCCCCTGCTGCTGGCCTCGGGCATGGCCCGCGACTGGCCGGATGCCCGCGGCATCTG gcacaATGACAATAAGACCTTCCTGGTGTGGATCAACGAGGAGGACCACCTGCGGGTCATCTCCATGCAGAAGGGGGGCAACATGAAGGAGGTGTTCACCCGCTTCTGCAATGGCCTCACCCAG ATTGAAACGCTTTTCAAGTCCAAGAACTACGAATTCATGTGGAACCCTCACCTGGGCTACATCCTCACCTGCCCGTCTAACCTGGGCACAGGGCTGCGGGCAGGGGTGCACATCAAGTTGCCCCACCTGGGCAAGCACGAGAAGTTCCCGGAGGTGCTCAAGCGGCTGCGGCTTCAGAAGCGAGGCACag GCGGTGTGGACACGGCTGCCGTGGGCGGGATCTTTGACGTCTCCAACGCAGACCGCTTGGGCTTCTCGGAGGTGGAGCTGGTGCAGATGGTGGTGGACGGCGTGAAGCTGCTCATCGAGATGGAGCAGCGGCTGGAGCAGGGCCAGGCCATCGATGACCTCGTGCCTGCCCAGAAGTGA